In the genome of Paralichthys olivaceus isolate ysfri-2021 chromosome 10, ASM2471397v2, whole genome shotgun sequence, the window TGGTGTATTTATAGTTTGGTCCTACATATATCTCATTAAAACATGTGTAAATTCTAAAGAAAACAGGGCAAAGTTCATGCAAACATGTGTGCCACATTTACTCTCCTtgatcacttttcttttcactctacTTGTTGATGTTATGAATATGCGTTTTAGTTCAAAACAAATACCTCTACCTCTAAAAAACTTTGTTGCAATAGAATTTCTTGTCATACCTCCAATCATGAATCCTCTCATTTATGGTTTCAAATtgaccaaaattagaaacagacttagcaaaatgttttacttaAGTAAACTGTTAAGTTTTGGTGTAcattacagaaacacaaaaccctGTTTGTAATTGAATACTTTAAATATGCACTGCTGAACCAGCTGTTATTTTGAAGTTAGTTAcatattgaattttttttcagttaaaatTGGTATTGATGTGTGTAAAATATTCTTTATGCTCAAGGTTTAGGGTGATGAGTCCTGTGCctctttttattatatatatattttgtactgtattaccattttgtgtttgattcccattcatttaaatatctaGTCAGATGTAATATTGTTCTTTGTTGATGAATTATGTGCACATTTCATAAATTTAGTTATAAGGAAACTGATCTGTTAGTTGGTATTAAGATATctttgtatgaaaaaaaaaaacattgagaaaaacaacacctactaaaggagagagagaaaaaagtcaaTGGCCAACCGTTTCATTTAACACAGAGGTACCTGGTAAACATAGAAACATACATACCATCAAATTCATTGTAATAGTTTATtccaaacatacacacagatttcAATAAACAATACTATTGGTCATCAATTGCCACAGTGGCGCCCAATGTCGGGCTCCACGCAGCCAGAGACGAGGTCCTGCAGGCGGAGATGGCGTTGGTGCGAATGGCAGAGGGTACCATGTACCAGGAGCATGCAGCGGAGAACAGACGGCGGCTGTAAGCTCTCCAGAGGCAGGCAGAGAGCTGCACAATGCTGGTGGAAGGTCAGGCCGGATGGCTACCTGGCTCAGAGAGCATCTCCACCTGTACCAGAGGAATAATCAGCGCATTCGagggctgttagctgattgatcctctggaaCAAAAGGAAGAGCCCGGCTGAGCTGTAAAGCAAGCCACCTGAAAACGTTATGTGACGGACAATTAAAGTTTGAGTTCTGAATTTATCGTCGATTGCCACAGTTTGCTTTGATGAATGTCTTTTTAGAAGAACATTATTTTATCAAACACTTTTTGTTTATCGAATGCTCTTTACACTAAGTGCTTCTTTTTTACTTGCTACCTAAACTAATGAAAAACATAATGTGAATTATGTTCATCTGATGGCCTTGTAAAATGTTATATGACAGgaataaatgcatttttgaaAGTATGATTTTGGACTTCAGtgaaaatcaaaagtaaaatcaatcacttttattcaaatatGCAAAAGGGAAATGTAAAAACTGCTTTTGACTTAAAATTATTAATAGCATTAGTTTTAATCTGTTATTCACATTTATACATATGACAGATTGTTTTAGGAAAACATCAggagtgcaaacaaacaagtatTAATCTAGAGCTGGTTTTATTCCCAATCACTGTCTAAGCATCTTCATTGCCAGCAGTGTTTTACAAAGTCTCATCATCATGATTCTTCTGATGGAACCATGCACAACTTTGTCTTCATCTCAGGCAGCTTCCTTTCAAATGATCCCTTTAACATGTtgcaataaaaatatttgacttttgttCATTCTCCATGTTGATTATTAccagaaattaaaaaagggtTGTATAAATAAGGCAGGAGACCAGCTTTCACCTCCTGTGAAACTGTTGAGAATCCTCACAGTAAAACTTTCATTTCACTGAGTCATTGTATGAGTCGTGCATTCGGGTCCAGTTGCTGCTTCAACTGTCACACAGTAGGAAGTAGAATGCCATGGAAGCAGCCCTATTAATTGGGTCATTTGGATATGAGGGAGACCTCATATCTATTTCATGAACTATTATTAACAACGTAGTtgcatttatttcaatattcattTATGTATCTCATGTTTTACCCTTTTACATATCTGTGTCTGTCACGAGTTAGAAGTGTCAACAACCCCTCTGCTGGGTTCACTTGCTCATACCCTGCTGTGttgaaagtctgcagaaaatccagaggctctcactcggacatttgcactCACACTGCGGAGGATTCCCAgagttcattgcatgtctgaaagcagctaatggCTCCTTTCAGAGGAGCTGATCACAGGAGGTTGGGCAATTTGAACCAAGGATATTAGGTGATAGGAGTTGACAGTGACATAATTGTTGACAGTGTTGAAAAGAAGTTAAAGCTGAGAGACACGATAACCACTTTTAAGTCTAAAGTCTGGACCCACAATGGTTTTGACAACATCGATGGGTCAAACAAAATCCATAAGAATACACTACATGTAGTACCTCTGTGGTGAAAGTAAGGCaccagcaacaacacaaaaaaacccacctGAATGACAAGGGACAGTGCAGCTTCTATACTGGTCTCTAATTTGGTGTTTTAGGCCAATGCTGCATTGCAAAGCTGTGTGCAGCGACTCGCTTGCAGTATCGCACACTCGTGTAAttatccataaagtttttaccatccatgCAGACAGCCAAACCTGATAGTTTCACCTGCAGTTGTGTAGGCACACCTAAGTGGCATGCTATGTACTGTAGTTCCCTCTCTTACACAAGAACTTGTCTTAACACTTTCGTCTGACTATCTGTCACTCTGAATCTGTTGCACACGATGCACCATTGCTGCCACCATACATTGACAAATTTCAGTGGGAAATGAGGAGaaatggaatttaaaaaatgatggaTCTACCCATTTATTCTCACCTGCTCCAAAATTGAACAGGTTCTTCTTTGGGTCATGTCACACCCCACCGCAAACCTTCATGGGAAtaggttgagtagtttttacatCATCCTGCTAAgtaacaaacagacacagatgaaaacataacctccttggcagagacaATAAACCTATGGCCTTCGTCAATCCTGGATTAATAATGAGTttagagaaaggaggagagcaagcAGATGGAGGGATCATAGGTGGAAGCCAGAAAAATTACAGCTCTTATTGCAAACACTTTCTCAATTTCAATCAGGACACATTTATAGAGAAAACTAATAAGAATGGGTAATTGTGAATAGGGGAATAGTCTTTGGTTGGTGTCATGCTGTCATGCACttgccctcctccctcctctgtgtttttgtgggaGTTAATGTTGACTGAATGAACAATAATTGGACTGGAATGCTTggtatatgtgagtgtgtgattggTATGACATCGGCACCTACGCCCTGCACCACCAtgaaagaaacatcacacactgcagaacgctgcagccaatggctctggatcaggaggaaacatCCCAACTGGGCCCCAACATGCTAGGGACATGCACCCAGGTCTGTTAAACCTGTGATGGGCCTGCCTTAGAAGAGTCTCGTGACTTGATGACACTAAGATGCACAACTGAAGACATGTCCCTCACATCACATCATTACTAACATCCGCTAACATCAACTGGTGGTTGGTGTTAATCAGTGTAGTAGATCAaaggatattctccatcttgtgcTATGTTCTAGAAAGTGACAGCGTTTAGTTTAAAATGGCATAGAGGTAAAAGGTCCGATCTAGTGAGCGGGCCACATGTCTTTCATATTACTGTCATACAAACCAGTGgacagatttacctttagcctcagcgtaccctcaagtTCTGACTGTATCAttgattacaaggccaaaacacttgatgactcTGAGGTGCACAACTAAATTTATGTTCATAACAGCCGCTGGTGGCCgataacacctgctaacatctactggtcaCTTTCTTGTCCAATATTccaataaaatatttcaacttCTTTTGGTGCAACAAGCTCTCCATAGATGACCTCTGGTATTACCTTGGTAATTTGGTAAACAGCTGTGCGTGCGGATAGATGCTTAGTGATGAAAGGGTTTCCATAccactgattggttggttttaATTCCCAGTTTGTCGATACTGTCCTCAGACAAGATACTAAGTGAGATGAGGAGACAGACCTTGTGTGTTAGTCAGGGAGGTATACTACAAAGGGAGGAAAGTACAGTTTTCTTTCTACTCATGATGGATAACGTCTCTGTGATAACAATATTCTACCTTTCAggtttaaatgagaaaatgagcCACAGGtttattctcttctttctcagtttgttgtgttactgtgtcaTTTTGCTGGTAAATATAACTCTTATTGTGACCATCATCTTGGATAAAAACCTCCATGAACCAATGTATATTCTGCTGTGTGCATTTTGCATGAATGGACTTTATGGAACAACAGGTTTCTTCCCCAAATTTCTGTGGGATCTGCTCTCTCCTGTTCATGTCATCTCTTATTCTGGATGTTTTCTTCAGGCTCAGGTACTGTACTCATTTGCAGCCAGTGACCTCTCTTTTCTTACAGTAATGGCATATGACAGATATGTGGCTATATGTCGACCACTGCAGTATCACTCTGTCATGTCAAAGCAAAGACTCATAAAGTTACTGTGTTTCTCCTGGTTCACACCTTTCTGCATTGTAGGCTCAAATATTTGTCTGACATCCAGACTGAAGTTATGCAGCCCGTATATTGCCAGACTCTTCTGTGTGAATTGGATCATTGTTGCACTTGCTTGTTTCCCAGCTGAaactattattaacaacataGTTGCATATATTTCAATAATCATTCATATATTTCATAGTGTATTTATAGTTTGGTCCTacatatttctcattaaaacatgTGTAAATTCTATAGAAAACAGGGCAAAGTTCATGCAAACATGTGTGCCACATTTACTCTCCTtgatcacttttcttttcactatACTTTTTGACTTTGTTAATATCAGGTTTGAATCAACATATTTATCTCAACCCctgaaaaactttatttcaatgGAATTTCTTATCATACCTCCCATTATGAATCCTCTCATTTATGGTTTCAAATTGACCAAAATTCGAACGAGATTACaggatgtttttacttttaaaaccaGTTAACGTGTGTGCTGTTTCACCTGTTGATGGCTTTTGTTACACATTATTTTCTTATAGATTAACAACCGAGGGTTTTGCAGTTTCATCAAACATTAGTTTGGTATGCGTTGCTGAATGTCTATTCAGAAGAATGTTTGCATTTTACAAAGtttgtgttgcatgtttttgtatatacgtgtttatgtgtgtagGGTGATTAATCATGTGCCTCTTTTAAAATTGTGACCACTCTAAATTAAACATTGAATGGTAGCATTTCCTTTTTGTATTTACATGATTTCCACTCATCTGATGGTCGAGTCAGTTGCACAGTGATTCATTGTTGGAAACTTCGGTGCACATTCAGTAAAAGGATGTCATTAGatatattcaattcaaattcaaaacaactttctcCGTCACTGGAGGGCAATTGTACGGCACACAGAGCATGTCAAGACAAGTGAAAACAGGAAGGAAACAATGATGACATGAGTGCAAAGGAGTTGAACTGCCCTGGGAACAAAGGTTCTGCCCTTCTCCTCTGAGTCCTGCAGCCAGGGCAGCGAAGTCGGAGTCCTGAGGGGAGCCATTCAAACGCTGGGAAGAGAGCATATTTTCAATGTTGTGTAAATTTATTAAAGCCAGAATAATGTTACCATAAACATGTATCAAACAGTTTTGAAAATTATAAATCATGTATTTCCACTATGATAGAAAATAACCAGCAATGTCTGGTGGGAAGATGATCAATGTTATTAAAGCAAATGTTTGTCTGAAACTCACCAGGAGGGTAGACGAGTGATGAGGATTCATTGTAAAACACAGGCTGTCTCTGCTTTTTGTAATTTACACTTTATCAAAACTCACATTCTGTTTGTTCTCATaacatatgaaaaataaagtctTACATGTCACCAACTACAAGCCTTTTTGCTTCATATCCAAAGAATCTTACAGATGTTTATAGTATTTGTTTTGTAGCAGTtgcaaaaagtaaaagtgcaaaGCTCCAGTAATGTTTTTGCTTTGACTGTTTCACTGCCTCCAACACCTGTGTTGTCAATGGGGCCACTATAGATTTTTAATAAATTGCGACATAAAACAGTCCTCATGACAGTAATTTGTAGTGAAGGCATTATTATGTGTATACATCAATTAAGATCAATGTTTGGTATTGCTGTTCAATTAAATCATATACTTGTGTTTGTggattaaaggttcagtgtgtaatatttaggtgaaagggatctattggcacaaattgaacataaaataaCCCTCATGATAATGTGTTatatcaaaattgtatgaattgtaattttttttaccccagaacaggccctttatatctaaatactttatatttacattgagggaatcctctctatggaggccgccatgtttttaacagtagtccagactggacaaactaaacaacttttgagtttttatgtcaactgaagctaccacagatTCTCTTTGACGTATGGAaggggaaggtgaggtgaggggtattcagctacaacatgcaatttcaccactagatgtcactaaattctacacactgtacctttaagtactAGAGAAATAATGTGTTATGTTTAATGTCATTAAAAGCCACTGAGCAGGTTGGTCTAACTAGCTACTAACAGGCCACAATGGTCATGCATGCTATCAGGGCCATGTCATCAATATAAACTAACATGGGTGACTTTTTCCACTAAAAGTGTAATTGGAATGAAAAGAAACTAGTTTGTATAAATAATCATTCACAGTTTGTATCAGAGTTCAGGAATCTAACTCAAACTGATTCAATACCTACCTATGGAATCTTTTACATGAATCTTTTGGAATTTGAATGATAACTCATTTACATCCATAGTTTCATGTATTACAAGTAGAAAACCAAAACTTTGAAGCAttctttgtgatttttttaaccATATTTTGTGGACTCATCTCATGATTTATCTAGAGACTAGGGATCTGCTCTCTCCTGTTCATCTCATCTCTTATTCTGGATGTCTTGTTCAGGCTTTAGTAATGTACTCTTACGTCTGCAGTGAACTCTCTTTTCTTGCAGTGATGGCATATGACAGATATGTGGCTATATGTCGACCACTGCAGTATCACTCTGTCATGTCAAAGCAAAGACTCATAAAGTTAGTGTGTTTCTCCTGGTCCACACCTTTCTGCATTATAGGCACAAATATTTGTCTGACATCCAGACTGAAGTTATGCAGCCCGTATATTGCCAGACTCTTCTGTGTGAATTGGATCATTGTTACACTTGCTTGTTTCCCAGCTGAAACTATGGCGAACAGTATAGTTGCATATATTACAATATTACTTTATGTATCTCTTGGTGTATTTATAGTTTGGTCCTacatatttctcattaaaacatgTGTCAATTCTATAGAAAACAGGGCAAAGTTCATGCAAACATGTGTGCCACATTTACTCTCCTtgatcacttttcttttcactctacTTGTTGATGTTATGAATATGCGTTTTAGTTCAAAACAAATACCTCTACCTCTAAAAAACTTTGTTGCAATAGAATTTCTTGTCATACCTCCAATCATGAATCCTCTCATTTATGGTTTCAAATtgaccaaaattagaaacaaacTTAGCAAAAAAGTTTACCTAAGTAAACTGTTAAGTTTTGGTGTAcattacagaaacacaaaaccctGTTTGTAATTGAATACTTTAAATATGCACTGCTGAACCAGCTGTTATTTTGAAGTTAGTTACatattgaattatttttcagttaaaaTTGGTATTGATGTGTGTAAAATATTCTTTATGCTCAAGGTTTAGGGTGATGAGTCCTGTGCctctttttattatatatatattttgtactgtattaccattttgtgtttgattcccattcatttaaatatctaGTCAGATGTAATATTGTTCTTTGTTGATGAATTATGTGCACATTTCATAAATTTAGTTATAAGGAAACTGATCTGTTAGTTGGTATTAAGATATctttgtatgaaaaaataaaacattgagaaaaacaacacctactaaaggagagagagaaaaaagtcaaTGGCCAACCTTTTCATTTAACACAGAGGTACCTGGTAAACATAGAAACATACATACCATCAAATTCATTGTAATAGTTTATtccaaacatacacacagatttcAATAAACAATACTATTGGTCATCCATTGCCACAGTGGCGCCCAATGTCGGGCTCCACGCAGCCAGAGACGAGGTCCTGCAGGCGGAGATGGCGTTGGTGTGAATGGCAGAGGGTACCATGTACCAGGAGCATGCAGCGGAGAACAGACGGCGGCTGTAAGCTCTCCAGAGGCAGGCAGAGAGCTGCACAATGTGGGTGGAAGGTCAGGCCGGATGGCTACCTGGCTCAGAGAGCATCTCCACCTGTACCAGAGGAATAATCAGCGCATTCGagggctgttagctgattgatcctctggaaCAAAAGGCAGAGCCCGGCTGAGCTGTAAAGCAAGCAACCTGAAAACGTTATGTGACGGACAATTAAAGTTTGAGTTCTGAATTTATGTTTGCTCGTGTCATTAAGAAAGAATAAAGAATCTGAAAAGCGACTGGATTGTCTCTGGCTGTGATTGGGACATACCCGTTGCATCGTTGATGGCCACAGTTTGCTTTGATGAATGTATTTTAGAAGAACATTATTTTATCAAACACTTTTTGTTTATCGAATGCTCTTTACACTAAGTGCTTCTTTTTTACTTGCTACCTAAACTAATGAAAAACATAATGGGAATTATGTTCATCTGATGGCCTTGTAAAATGTTATATGACAGgaataaatgcatttttgaaAGTATGATTTTGGACTTCAGtgaaaatcaaaagtaaaatcaatcacttttattcaaatatGCAAAAGGGAAATGTAAAAACTGCTTTTGACTTAAAATTATTAATAGCATTAGTTTTAATCTGTTATTCACATGTATACATATGACAGATTATTTTAGGAAAACATCAggagtgcaaacaaacaagtatTAATCTAGAGCTGGTTTTATTCCCAATCACTGTCTAAGCATCTTCATTGCCAGCAGTGTTTTACAAAGTCTCATCATCATGATTCTTCTGATGGAACCATGCACAACTTTGTCTTCATCTCAGGCAGCTTCCCTTCAAAAGATCCCTTTAACATGTtgcaataaaaatatttgacttttgttCATTCTCCATGTTGATTATTCCCAGAAATTTAAAAAGGGTTGTATAAATAAGGCAGGAGACCAGCTTTCACCTCCTGTGAAACTGTTGAGAAGTCACTGAGTCATTGTATGAGTCGTGCATTCGGGTCCAGTTGCTGCTTCAACTGTCACACAGTAGGAAGTAGAATGCCATGGAAGCAGCCCTATTAATTGGGTCATTTGGATATGAGGGAGACCGCATATCTATTTCATGAACTATTATTAACAACGTAGTtgcatttatttcaatattcattTATGTATCTCATGTTTTACCCTTTTACATATCTGTGTCTGTCACGAGTTAGAAGTGTCAACAACCCCTCTGCTGGGTTCACTTGCTCATACCCTGCTGTGttgaaagtctgcagaaaatccagaggctctcactcggacatttgcactCACACTGCGGAGGATTCCCAgagttcattgcatgtctgaaagcagctaatggCTCCTTTCAGAGGAGCTGATCACAGGAGGTTGGGCAATTTGAACCAAGGATATTAGGTGATAGGAGTTGACAGTGACATAATTGTTGACAGTGTTGAAAAGAAGTTAAAGCTGAGAGACACGATAACCACTTTTAAGTTCAAAGTCTGGACCCACAATGGTTTTGACAACATCGATGGGACAAACAAAATCCATAAGACTACACTACATGTAGTACCTCTGTGGTGAAAGTAaggcaacagcaacaacacGAAAAAACCCACCTGAATGACAAGGGACAGTGCAGCTTCTATACTGGTCTCTAATTTGGAGTTTTAGGCCAATGCTGCATTACAAAGCTGTGTGCAGCGACTCGCTTGCAGTATCGCACACTGATGTAAttatccataaagtttttaccatccatgCAGACAGCCAAACCTGTTTCACCTGCAGTTGTGTAGGCACACCTAAGTGGCATGCTATGTACTGTAGTTCCCTCTCTTACACAAGAACTTGTCTTTAACACTTTCGTCTGACTATCTGTCACTCTGAATCTGTTGCACACGATGCACCATTGCTGCCACCATACATTGACACATTTCAGTGGGAAATGAGGAGaaatggaatttaaaaaatgatggaTCTACCCATTTATTCTCACCTGCTCCAAAATTGAACGGGTTCTTCTTTGGGTCATGTCACACCCCACCGCAAACCTTCATGGGAAtaggttgagtagtttttacatCATCCTGCtaagtaacaaacacacacagatgaaaacataacctccttggcagagacaATAAACCTATGGCCTTCTTCAATCCTGGATTAATAATGAGTttagagaaaggaggagagcaagcAGATGGAGGGATCATAGGTGGAAGCCAGAAAAATGACAGCTCTTATTGCAAACACTTACTCAATTTCAATCAGGACACATTTATAGAGAAAACTAATAAGAATGGGTAATTGTGAATAGGGGAATAGTCTTTGGTTGGTGTCACGGTGTCATGCACttgccctcctccctcctctgtgtttttgtgggaGTTAATGTTGACTGAATGAACAATGATTGGACTGGAATGCTTggtatatgtgagtgtgtgattggTATGACATCGGCACCTACGCCCTGCACCACCAtgaaagaaacatcacacactgcagaatgctgcagccaatggctctggatcaggaggaaacatCCCAACTGGGCCCCAAGATGCTAGGGACATGCACCCAGGTCTGTTAAACCTGTGATGGGCCTACCTTAGAAGagtcttgtgattaaaaggcagATACACTTGATGACACTTAGATACACAACTGAAGACATGTCCCTCACATCACATCATTACTAACATCCACTGACATCAACTGGTGGTTGGTGTTAGTAGAACATACAaaggatattctccatcttgttctATGTTCTAAAATGGGACAGCGTTTAGTTTAAAATGGCATAGAGGTAAAAGGTCCGATCTAGTGAGCGGGCCACATGTCTTTCATATTACTGCCATATAAGCCAGTAgacagatttacctttagcctcagtgtacCCTCAAGTTCTGCCTGTATCAttgattacaaggccaaaacacttgatgactcTGAGGTGCACAACTAAatttatgtccctaacatctgctggtggccGATAACACCTGCTCTCATCTACTGGTCACTTTTTTGTCCAATATTCCAATAAAATATTGCAACTTCTTTTGGTGCAACAAGCTCTCCATAGATGACCTCTGGTATTACCTTGGTAATTTGGTAAACAGATGCTTAGTGATGAAAGGGTTTCCAGAccactgattggttggttttaATTCCCAGTTTGTCGATACTGTCCTCAGACAAGATACTAAGTGAGATGAGGAGACAGACCTTGTGTGTTAGTCAGGGAGGTATACTACAAAGGGAGGAAAGTAAAGTTTTCTTTCTACTCATGATGGATAACGTCTCTGTGATAACAATATTCTACCTTTCAggtttaaatgacaaaatgagCGAGAGGtttattctcttctttctcagtttgttgtgttactgtgtcaTTTTGCTGGTAAATATAACTCTTATTGTGACCATCACCTTGGATAAAAACCTCCATGAACCAATGTATATTCTGCTGTGTGCATTTTGCATGAATTCACTTTATGGAACAACAGGTTTCTTCCCCAAATTTCTGTGGGATCTGCTCTCTCCTGTTCATGTCATCTCTTATTCTGGATGTTTTCTTCAGGCTCAAGTAATGTACTCATTTGCCTGTGGTGACCTCTCTTTTCTTGCAGTGATGGCATATGACAGATATGTGGCTATATGTCGACCACTGCAGTATCACTCTGTCATGTCAAAGCAAAGACTCATAAAGTTAGTGTGTTTCTCCTGGTTCACACCTTTCTGCATTATGGGCATAAATATTTGTCTGACAACAAGACTGAAGTTATGCAGCCCGTATATTGCCAGACTCTTCTGTATGAATTGGATCATTGTTACACTTGCTTGTTTCCCAGCTGAAACTATGGTGAACAGTATAGTTGcatatatttcaatattattttatgtatctCATGGTGTATTTATAGTTTGGTCCTACATATATCTCATTAAAACATGTGTAAATTCTACAGAAAACAGGGCAAAGTTCATGCAAACATGTGTGCCACATTTACTCTCCTtgatcacttttcttttcactatACTGTTTGATGTTATGAATATGCG includes:
- the LOC138411800 gene encoding olfactory receptor 5AR1-like, which translates into the protein MMDNVSVITIFYLSGLNEKMSHRFILFFLSLLCYCVILLVNITLIVTIILDKNLHEPMYILLCAFCMNGLYGTTGFFPKFLWDLLSPVHVISYSGCFLQAQVLYSFAASDLSFLTVMAYDRYVAICRPLQYHSVMSKQRLIKLLCFSWFTPFCIVGSNICLTSRLKLCSPYIARLFCVNWIIVALACFPAETIINNIVAYISIIIHIFHSVFIVWSYIFLIKTCVNSIENRAKFMQTCVPHLLSLITFLFTILFDFVNIRFESTYLSQPLKNFISMEFLIIPPIMNPLIYGFKLTKIRTRLQDVFTFKTS
- the LOC138411801 gene encoding olfactory receptor 11H6-like; the protein is MIYLETRDLLSPVHLISYSGCLVQALVMYSYVCSELSFLAVMAYDRYVAICRPLQYHSVMSKQRLIKLVCFSWSTPFCIIGTNICLTSRLKLCSPYIARLFCVNWIIVTLACFPAETMANSIVAYITILLYVSLGVFIVWSYIFLIKTCVNSIENRAKFMQTCVPHLLSLITFLFTLLVDVMNMRFSSKQIPLPLKNFVAIEFLVIPPIMNPLIYGFKLTKIRNKLSKKVYLMAPNVGLHAARDEVLQAEMALV
- the LOC138411802 gene encoding olfactory receptor 11H6-like: MMDNVSVITIFYLSGLNDKMSERFILFFLSLLCYCVILLVNITLIVTITLDKNLHEPMYILLCAFCMNSLYGTTGFFPKFLWDLLSPVHVISYSGCFLQAQVMYSFACGDLSFLAVMAYDRYVAICRPLQYHSVMSKQRLIKLVCFSWFTPFCIMGINICLTTRLKLCSPYIARLFCMNWIIVTLACFPAETMVNSIVAYISILFYVSHGVFIVWSYIYLIKTCVNSTENRAKFMQTCVPHLLSLITFLFTILFDVMNMRFSSKQIPLPLKNFVAIEFLVIPPIMNPLIYGFKLTKIRNRLRGIVSLKTSLGVH